One window from the genome of Leptospirillum ferriphilum encodes:
- a CDS encoding LL-diaminopimelate aminotransferase → MDFRNRWSSRIQSLPPYLFARIDEKKREAIARGMDIINLGIGDPDLPTLAPVVEAARKAVGKPEHHQYPSYEGMLSFREAVSGWYQRRFGIRLDPGKEVLGLIGSKEGIGHLPLAFVDPGDVVLVPEPGYPVYHAGTLFAGGTTHYMPILESNGYLPDLEAIPESVYRKTKIMFLNYPNNPTGASAPDNFFPRAIEKATRYGFILAHDAAYSEIYYDNRPPKSFLSYPGAKDVGIEFHSLSKTYNMTGWRVGFAVGNASVLAGLGMIKSNMDSGIFQALQEASITALSLPDATLAELRGLYQKRRDAFVPGLVRAGLRVTPPGASFYIWAGLPKGMSSEEATLLLLDKAGIVSTPGTGFGKSGEGYVRFALTVDERRLMEAVSRMEKMALFSGR, encoded by the coding sequence ATGGACTTCAGAAACCGGTGGTCTTCGCGCATACAGAGTCTTCCCCCCTATCTTTTTGCCCGTATCGACGAGAAAAAGAGGGAAGCCATTGCCCGGGGAATGGATATCATCAACCTCGGAATCGGCGATCCCGATCTTCCGACGCTTGCCCCGGTGGTGGAGGCGGCGAGGAAAGCGGTCGGCAAGCCCGAACACCATCAATATCCCTCCTATGAGGGCATGCTGTCTTTTCGAGAGGCGGTCTCCGGCTGGTACCAGAGGCGTTTCGGGATCCGGCTCGACCCGGGAAAAGAGGTCCTGGGTCTGATCGGTTCGAAGGAGGGGATCGGACACCTTCCGCTGGCGTTCGTCGACCCGGGAGATGTGGTGCTCGTCCCTGAACCCGGATATCCGGTCTATCACGCCGGCACGCTGTTTGCCGGAGGCACGACCCACTACATGCCCATTCTGGAGTCCAACGGCTATCTGCCGGACCTGGAGGCCATTCCGGAGTCGGTCTACCGCAAAACCAAGATCATGTTCCTGAACTACCCGAACAATCCGACGGGAGCTTCGGCCCCGGACAATTTCTTTCCCAGGGCCATCGAAAAGGCGACCCGTTACGGATTCATTCTGGCTCATGACGCGGCCTATTCCGAAATCTACTACGACAACCGTCCTCCGAAAAGCTTTCTCTCCTATCCCGGGGCGAAAGACGTCGGCATTGAATTCCACAGTCTGTCGAAAACATATAACATGACCGGCTGGCGTGTGGGGTTTGCAGTCGGAAATGCGTCCGTCCTGGCGGGGCTTGGCATGATCAAGAGCAACATGGATTCGGGCATTTTCCAGGCTCTCCAGGAGGCCTCGATCACCGCCCTGTCCCTTCCGGACGCGACACTCGCCGAGCTCCGGGGACTGTACCAGAAAAGACGGGACGCGTTCGTTCCGGGACTGGTGCGGGCGGGCCTTCGGGTCACTCCTCCGGGCGCGTCGTTCTATATCTGGGCGGGCCTTCCAAAAGGCATGTCCAGCGAAGAAGCCACTCTCCTGCTTCTCGACAAGGCGGGGATCGTCTCGACGCCTGGCACGGGATTCGGGAAGTCCGGAGAAGGGTACGTCCGGTTTGCGCTGACCGTCGACGAGCGCCGTCTGATGGAAGCGGTTTCCCGTATGGAAAAAATGGCGCTTTTTTCGGGTCGCTGA
- a CDS encoding 2-amino-4-hydroxy-6-hydroxymethyldihydropteridine diphosphokinase, giving the protein MWFGVSLGGNLPGTPAAFSNVLRTVESDGCLTILGVSGVYRTSPFGDASPPYWNQCFVGRTFLGGKAFFRKLEFAERRFGRKGKGLLWPRRLDADLLFWHPAGDDLPERVVVPHPRLSLRPVLQFLLGEACRKGGVPFAFSGIPYPPGHPEGPPVPSGFLLLRRFSPVCRMGSSV; this is encoded by the coding sequence ATGTGGTTCGGGGTCAGTCTGGGAGGGAATCTCCCGGGGACTCCGGCCGCCTTTTCAAATGTGCTTCGGACGGTCGAGTCGGACGGGTGTCTGACGATTTTGGGCGTCTCGGGCGTCTATCGGACAAGCCCTTTCGGGGACGCCTCTCCCCCTTACTGGAACCAGTGTTTTGTCGGCCGGACGTTTTTGGGGGGGAAGGCGTTTTTCCGGAAACTCGAATTCGCCGAACGGCGATTCGGGAGAAAGGGAAAAGGATTGCTCTGGCCCCGCCGGCTGGACGCCGATCTTCTGTTCTGGCATCCGGCTGGAGACGATCTTCCGGAAAGGGTCGTTGTTCCCCACCCCCGTCTTTCCCTCCGTCCGGTCCTGCAGTTCCTTTTGGGAGAAGCCTGCCGGAAGGGAGGTGTGCCGTTCGCATTTTCCGGGATTCCCTATCCTCCGGGACATCCGGAAGGACCTCCCGTTCCTTCCGGGTTTCTGCTTTTGCGCCGTTTTTCCCCCGTCTGCCGGATGGGTTCGTCTGTCTGA
- a CDS encoding A/G-specific adenine glycosylase, with protein MSPSDARGLFPGLNPSSSPPRPTERLREDLLIWYKEVFRSLPWRINRTPYRVWVSEIMLQQTTVRAVLGYFERFLGRFPDVQALAEAPVEDVLKLWEGLGYYQRARNLHKAARIIASGGFPETVEGWRNLPGVGRSTAGAVCSIALGQEAPILDANVRRVLGRLQGLSPGDAARESSGLWELSTAFVTGASDPGEVNQALMEIGAVVCLPRKPLCTRCPWSLDCASCNAPEGVLNPPRKKKEKPVRIRTALIPSDGSGYFLVQGRERLLEGLWDVFSVSGPPGEGLMPFGKVLHEYSHFREEVFLVREERSRLEAALGETPSLWLAKGEESPVALTGVGRKILRFREPLKKRKEP; from the coding sequence ATGTCTCCTTCTGATGCCCGCGGGCTTTTTCCCGGTCTGAATCCGTCCTCCTCTCCCCCCCGTCCGACAGAACGCCTGCGGGAGGATCTCCTGATCTGGTACAAAGAGGTGTTCCGGTCCTTGCCGTGGCGGATCAACCGGACGCCTTACCGGGTCTGGGTGTCGGAAATCATGTTGCAGCAAACCACCGTGCGGGCTGTTCTGGGATATTTTGAACGATTTCTGGGACGGTTTCCCGATGTGCAGGCCCTGGCCGAAGCTCCCGTCGAGGACGTCCTGAAGCTCTGGGAAGGACTGGGTTACTACCAGAGAGCCCGGAATCTCCACAAGGCTGCCCGGATCATCGCGTCCGGAGGGTTCCCGGAGACAGTGGAGGGGTGGAGGAATCTTCCGGGTGTCGGCCGGTCGACGGCGGGAGCGGTCTGCTCGATCGCCCTGGGGCAGGAGGCGCCGATTCTGGATGCCAATGTTCGCCGGGTTCTCGGACGTCTTCAGGGACTCTCTCCCGGGGATGCCGCCCGGGAATCCTCCGGTCTGTGGGAGCTTTCGACGGCCTTTGTGACAGGGGCGAGCGACCCCGGAGAGGTGAACCAGGCATTGATGGAGATCGGAGCTGTGGTCTGCCTTCCCCGGAAACCCCTTTGCACCCGCTGTCCCTGGTCATTGGACTGTGCCTCCTGCAATGCTCCGGAAGGCGTTCTGAACCCGCCCCGGAAGAAAAAGGAAAAACCGGTCCGGATCCGGACGGCCCTGATTCCGTCGGACGGATCCGGATATTTTCTTGTGCAGGGGAGGGAACGGTTACTGGAAGGGCTCTGGGACGTTTTTTCCGTCTCCGGTCCTCCGGGCGAAGGTCTGATGCCTTTTGGCAAGGTTCTTCATGAGTATTCGCATTTCCGGGAGGAGGTCTTCCTGGTCCGGGAGGAGCGGTCCCGCCTCGAGGCGGCCCTGGGAGAGACGCCTTCCCTTTGGCTAGCCAAAGGGGAAGAGTCTCCTGTTGCCCTGACCGGTGTGGGACGCAAGATTCTCCGTTTCAGGGAACCTCTGAAAAAACGGAAAGAACCATGA
- a CDS encoding DUF3332 family protein codes for MRAKKAGTAVALLCGITLLSGCYGQFALVHTLYKANGQVQNKWARSGLTALMVILPVYEFAGLGDVIIFNPIEFWSKKNPITDKPSVASKNTVVPPVNGTTVGTAKNGERVTVSWHFSNNRERVSAVVVKRSPAGDVTVHLVRAKTLEGALETGHVQMTTIRFDRNLPVVSRKVG; via the coding sequence ATGCGTGCCAAAAAAGCTGGAACAGCGGTGGCGCTGTTATGCGGAATCACCCTGCTGTCCGGTTGTTACGGACAGTTTGCTCTGGTGCACACGCTCTACAAGGCAAACGGACAGGTTCAGAACAAATGGGCCCGATCCGGGTTGACCGCGCTGATGGTCATTCTTCCGGTCTATGAGTTTGCCGGTCTCGGCGATGTGATCATCTTTAACCCGATTGAGTTCTGGAGCAAGAAGAACCCGATTACGGACAAGCCTTCCGTCGCCTCCAAGAACACCGTGGTCCCTCCGGTCAACGGAACAACGGTCGGGACGGCGAAAAACGGAGAACGGGTCACCGTCTCCTGGCATTTCTCGAACAACCGTGAGCGCGTTTCCGCTGTCGTCGTGAAACGGTCTCCCGCCGGAGATGTCACCGTTCATCTCGTCCGTGCCAAAACCCTCGAGGGGGCTCTCGAAACCGGACATGTCCAGATGACGACAATCCGTTTCGACCGGAATCTTCCTGTTGTGAGCCGGAAAGTCGGATAG